One Candidatus Neomarinimicrobiota bacterium DNA window includes the following coding sequences:
- the lptC gene encoding LPS export ABC transporter periplasmic protein LptC codes for MRFILLLLVFAFGCEAEEVKQSGESRKGRPDAESWDATITLTNEGAKRAVIRAGHLEKYNERQYILLNQNVDADFFNAEEIYTTNLKSKIAEIEEERDFLIAIGNVIVVSDSGVTLFTDTLSWDNLRERIFTEDSVIFITEQQDTLYGVGFESDVELDNWKILKPTGVFHMDKDEE; via the coding sequence GTGAGATTCATACTTTTATTATTGGTTTTTGCCTTTGGCTGCGAAGCTGAAGAGGTAAAGCAATCGGGTGAATCCCGCAAAGGTCGCCCAGATGCTGAAAGTTGGGATGCTACAATTACCCTTACTAATGAGGGAGCCAAGCGGGCAGTCATCCGGGCGGGCCATTTAGAAAAATATAATGAACGGCAATACATCCTGTTAAATCAAAATGTGGATGCAGATTTTTTTAATGCGGAAGAAATTTATACTACCAATCTTAAGTCCAAAATTGCTGAGATTGAGGAGGAAAGAGATTTCCTCATTGCAATCGGGAATGTGATTGTAGTCTCAGATAGCGGAGTCACCTTATTTACGGATACACTCTCTTGGGATAATTTGAGAGAACGTATATTTACTGAAGATTCAGTAATCTTTATAACCGAACAACAAGATACACTTTATGGTGTTGGTTTTGAATCGGATGTAGAATTAGATAATTGGAAGATTTTAAAACCTACTGGTGTTTTCCACATGGATAAAGATGAAGAATAA
- the lptB gene encoding LPS export ABC transporter ATP-binding protein, with amino-acid sequence MKNNHQQLSTKGLYKRYGKRWVVRDVDLNVNKGEIVGLLGPNGAGKTTTFYMISGMIKPTKGEIFLDENNITNRAMFQRSRSGIGYLAQEASIFGKLTVEDNLRLVLEMTDFSKDVQAERLEKLLDDLSIQHIRKNKGNNLSGGERRRVEICRTLAIDPDFILLDEPFAGVDPIAVEDIQSIVYSLKERNIGILITDHNVRETLSITDRSYLLFDGKILKSGTSESLANDEEARRLYLGERFTL; translated from the coding sequence ATGAAGAATAACCACCAACAACTCAGCACAAAAGGACTTTATAAGCGGTACGGGAAACGTTGGGTTGTCCGTGACGTGGACTTGAATGTAAATAAAGGCGAGATTGTTGGATTGTTGGGGCCGAACGGCGCCGGAAAAACGACAACATTTTATATGATCTCCGGGATGATAAAACCTACCAAAGGTGAAATTTTCCTAGATGAAAATAATATTACAAACCGGGCTATGTTCCAACGCAGTCGATCGGGAATCGGATATCTTGCCCAAGAAGCATCTATATTTGGGAAACTGACTGTTGAGGATAATCTTCGACTTGTGCTTGAGATGACAGATTTTTCGAAAGATGTACAAGCCGAAAGGTTGGAAAAACTTTTGGATGATTTATCTATCCAGCATATCCGAAAAAATAAGGGAAATAATTTATCTGGCGGTGAACGGCGCCGGGTTGAAATTTGCCGAACGCTGGCTATTGATCCTGACTTTATTCTTTTGGATGAACCATTCGCCGGAGTTGATCCAATCGCTGTGGAAGACATTCAATCTATCGTTTATTCCTTGAAAGAAAGAAATATTGGTATTTTAATCACAGACCACAATGTGCGGGAAACCTTGTCCATTACGGATAGATCTTACCTATTGTTCGATGGAAAGATACTAAAATCCGGTACATCAGAATCTTTGGCCAATGATGAAGAAGCGCGACGGCTTTATTTGGGAGAACGATTTACTTTATAA